A stretch of the Pedobacter sp. MC2016-14 genome encodes the following:
- the rlmN gene encoding 23S rRNA (adenine(2503)-C(2))-methyltransferase RlmN encodes MQAIKKTDIRSLDLALLQQHFTGMNEPAYRAKQVYQWLWEKSARSFEEMSNLSKELRKKLDENYAINVVAVSNSQFSNDHTIKSAFRLYDGNIVEGVLIPMEERMTACVSSQVGCSLTCKFCATGYMDRKRNLNADEIYDQVVLIDQQAKQNYNTPLTNIVYMGMGEPLLNYANVMKSIERITAPDGLNMSYKRITVSTAGIAKMIKKLGDDGAKFNLALSLHAANDTKRNEIMPINEANSLKSLAEALKYYFAKTKNPITYEYIVFNNFNDEIEDAMELAKFCKHVPCKVNLIEYNPIQFADFINAEGDKIDAFSNYLKSQGVNTNIRRSRGKDIDAACGQLAVKEA; translated from the coding sequence ATGCAAGCTATTAAAAAAACAGACATTCGTTCGCTTGACCTGGCGTTGTTACAACAGCACTTTACAGGCATGAACGAGCCTGCCTACCGCGCTAAACAAGTTTATCAATGGCTTTGGGAAAAATCCGCTCGCTCTTTTGAGGAAATGAGCAACCTTTCCAAAGAACTTAGAAAGAAACTGGATGAAAACTACGCCATCAACGTTGTAGCAGTTAGCAATTCACAGTTTAGTAATGACCATACCATTAAAAGTGCATTCAGGTTATACGATGGCAACATTGTAGAAGGGGTGCTAATCCCTATGGAAGAGCGGATGACGGCCTGTGTAAGTTCACAGGTGGGTTGCAGCCTTACCTGCAAATTTTGCGCTACAGGATATATGGACCGTAAACGAAACCTCAATGCAGATGAAATTTATGACCAGGTTGTTTTAATAGATCAGCAGGCAAAGCAAAACTACAACACCCCCTTAACCAACATTGTATACATGGGTATGGGCGAACCTCTGCTTAACTATGCCAATGTGATGAAGTCTATTGAGCGGATTACGGCACCAGACGGTCTAAACATGTCTTATAAAAGAATTACTGTATCTACTGCCGGCATTGCTAAAATGATTAAAAAACTTGGAGATGATGGCGCCAAATTTAATCTGGCACTTTCCCTCCATGCCGCCAATGACACCAAAAGGAATGAAATTATGCCTATCAATGAGGCAAATTCCTTAAAATCTTTGGCTGAAGCTTTAAAGTATTATTTCGCTAAAACCAAAAACCCGATTACCTACGAGTACATTGTTTTTAACAATTTCAATGACGAGATTGAAGATGCTATGGAACTTGCTAAGTTTTGTAAACATGTGCCTTGCAAAGTAAACCTGATTGAATACAATCCTATCCAGTTTGCAGATTTTATCAATGCAGAAGGTGATAAGATTGACGCCTTTTCCAATTACCTGAAAAGCCAGGGGGTAAATACCAACATCAGAAGAAGTCGCGGAAAAGACATCGATGCTGCATGCGGACAGTTAGCCGTTAAAGAGGCATAG
- a CDS encoding ComF family protein, producing the protein MQILKRLSGELLNLLFPSLCNACGTLLYKGEDLICIHCLNDLPYTDFHQYAENPVARQFWGRVPVNAAMALLLFGQETKVQRLIHHLKYKDQTSVGLKLGRMIGTRLLTSATYENITMIIPVPLHPKKERKRGYNQSKYIADGIAEIIQAPVCTTVLIRTSHTSSQTNKGRYKRFQNMQTVFKITHSGTLLDQHILLVDDVMTTGATLEACCLELLKLNPQKISIATMAFTK; encoded by the coding sequence ATGCAAATACTAAAACGTCTAAGCGGCGAACTGCTGAACTTATTATTTCCAAGTCTATGCAATGCCTGCGGAACTTTACTGTACAAAGGTGAAGACCTGATCTGCATCCATTGCCTCAATGATTTACCCTACACAGATTTTCATCAATATGCAGAAAATCCGGTAGCCAGACAATTCTGGGGGCGCGTACCTGTCAACGCTGCAATGGCATTACTCTTATTTGGGCAGGAGACAAAGGTTCAGCGACTTATCCACCATCTAAAATACAAAGATCAAACTTCAGTTGGCCTTAAACTAGGGCGTATGATTGGCACGCGCCTGTTAACCTCTGCAACATATGAAAATATTACAATGATCATTCCTGTACCCTTGCACCCAAAAAAGGAACGCAAAAGGGGTTACAACCAATCCAAATATATAGCAGATGGCATTGCAGAAATCATACAAGCACCGGTATGCACAACAGTCCTGATCAGAACCTCCCATACTTCCAGTCAGACTAACAAAGGACGGTATAAACGTTTTCAAAACATGCAAACGGTATTTAAGATAACTCATTCCGGAACACTTCTAGATCAGCATATCTTATTGGTAGATGATGTAATGACCACTGGAGCTACCCTCGAAGCCTGCTGCCTGGAATTGCTAAAGTTAAACCCGCAAAAGATTAGTATTGCTACAATGGCATTTACAAAATAA